One Stenotrophomonas maltophilia DNA window includes the following coding sequences:
- the mntR gene encoding manganese-binding transcriptional regulator MntR has translation MGKTDDSTSLKSTPLIEAERQVESFRQVREAHRMELVEDYVELISDLLADGGEARQVDIATRLGVAQPTVAKMLRRLARDGWVVQRPYRGVFLTPEGEALAHASRQRHQTVERFLLALGVDPDTARRDAEGIEHHVSEQTLALFEAFVRKAEGESP, from the coding sequence GTGGGCAAGACCGACGATTCGACATCGCTGAAAAGCACCCCCTTGATCGAGGCCGAGCGCCAGGTCGAGAGCTTCCGGCAGGTACGCGAGGCGCACCGGATGGAGCTGGTGGAGGACTATGTCGAGCTGATCTCGGACCTGCTGGCCGACGGCGGCGAGGCCCGCCAGGTCGATATCGCCACCCGCCTGGGCGTGGCCCAGCCCACCGTGGCGAAGATGTTGCGGCGCCTGGCCCGCGATGGCTGGGTGGTGCAGCGACCGTACCGCGGTGTGTTCCTGACCCCGGAAGGCGAGGCGCTGGCGCATGCCAGTCGCCAGCGCCACCAGACCGTGGAGCGTTTTCTGCTGGCGCTGGGCGTGGACCCGGATACCGCGCGGCGCGATGCCGAGGGTATCGAACACCATGTAAGCGAACAGACGTTGGCGTTGTTCGAAGCGTTCGTGCGCAAGGCCGAGGGCGAGTCGCCGTAA
- a CDS encoding Nramp family divalent metal transporter produces MNTLAPRDPSASTPASLGALNASVAVPDKGHWWFRLLAFIGPGYMISVGYMDPGNWATDLAGGSRFGYLLLSVILISNLMAVILQALSARLGIATGMDLAQACRARYPKPVNLALWALCEAAIIACDLAEVIGTAIALKLLFDLPLLWGAVITALDTLLVLLLMNRGFRALEAFVIALLMVIFACFVVQIAMAAPPVMAVLGGFIPRAQVVTDPHALYIAIGIIGATVMPHNLYLHSSIVQTRAYPRTDEGRRSALRWAVTDSTIALTLALFINASILILAAAVFHANGRFDVEDIEQAHQLLAPMLGVGAAATLFAVALLASGLNSTVTATLAGQIVMEGFLHLRLPPWLRRLITRALAIIPVVVVIMLFGDQGAVKLLVLSQVVLSMQLPFAIIPLVRIVTDKVTMGALVAPRWLGAIAWVIALVIVVLNVKLLVDTFTGG; encoded by the coding sequence ATGAACACCTTGGCGCCCCGCGACCCTTCGGCCTCCACTCCGGCCAGCCTGGGCGCGCTCAACGCCTCGGTGGCGGTGCCCGACAAGGGACACTGGTGGTTCCGCCTGCTGGCCTTCATCGGCCCGGGCTACATGATCTCGGTCGGCTACATGGACCCAGGCAACTGGGCCACCGACCTCGCCGGCGGTTCGCGCTTCGGCTACCTGCTGTTGTCGGTCATCCTCATTTCCAACCTGATGGCAGTGATCCTGCAGGCGCTGTCGGCGCGGCTGGGCATCGCCACCGGCATGGACCTGGCCCAGGCCTGCCGTGCCCGCTATCCGAAGCCGGTGAACCTGGCGCTGTGGGCACTGTGCGAGGCCGCGATCATCGCCTGCGACCTGGCCGAGGTGATCGGCACCGCGATCGCCTTGAAGCTGTTGTTCGACCTGCCACTGCTCTGGGGCGCGGTGATCACCGCCCTGGACACGCTGCTGGTGCTGCTGCTGATGAACCGCGGCTTCCGTGCACTGGAAGCCTTCGTGATCGCACTGCTGATGGTGATCTTCGCCTGCTTCGTGGTGCAGATCGCGATGGCGGCGCCGCCGGTGATGGCGGTGCTGGGCGGCTTCATTCCGCGCGCACAGGTGGTGACCGATCCGCATGCGCTGTACATCGCCATCGGCATCATTGGTGCCACGGTGATGCCACATAACCTGTATCTGCATTCGTCGATCGTGCAGACCCGCGCCTACCCACGCACCGATGAGGGCCGCCGCAGTGCGCTTCGCTGGGCGGTGACCGACAGCACCATTGCACTGACCCTGGCGCTGTTCATCAATGCCAGCATCCTGATCCTGGCGGCGGCGGTGTTCCATGCCAATGGCCGTTTCGACGTGGAAGACATCGAGCAGGCGCACCAGCTGCTGGCACCAATGCTGGGTGTGGGCGCAGCGGCGACGTTGTTCGCGGTGGCCCTGCTGGCCTCCGGCCTGAATTCGACGGTGACCGCCACGCTGGCTGGCCAGATCGTGATGGAAGGCTTCCTGCACCTGCGCCTGCCACCGTGGCTGCGGCGGCTGATCACGCGCGCACTGGCAATCATTCCGGTGGTGGTGGTGATCATGCTGTTCGGCGACCAGGGCGCGGTGAAGCTGCTGGTACTGAGCCAGGTGGTCCTGTCGATGCAGCTGCCGTTCGCGATCATCCCACTGGTGCGGATCGTGACCGACAAAGTGACCATGGGAGCCTTGGTCGCACCGCGTTGGCTGGGCGCGATCGCTTGGGTGATCGCGCTGGTGATCGTGGTGCTGAACGTGAAGCTGCTGGTGGACACCTTCACCGGCGGGTGA
- a CDS encoding thioredoxin family protein translates to MQIIDATTPEQFQQLLAEHPRVLVDFHKDQCPGCRMLEMSLHRVANSVAGQGTTLLRVQLEVLGEAFFRELGLRQTPTLSLFRDGDERTRLAGFQSPQQIEAAIALHL, encoded by the coding sequence ATGCAGATCATCGATGCCACCACGCCTGAGCAGTTCCAGCAGCTGCTGGCCGAACACCCGCGGGTGCTGGTGGACTTCCACAAGGACCAGTGCCCGGGGTGCCGGATGCTGGAGATGTCGCTGCACCGCGTGGCCAACAGCGTCGCGGGGCAGGGCACCACGTTGCTGCGCGTGCAGCTGGAGGTGCTGGGCGAGGCGTTCTTCAGGGAACTGGGGCTGCGGCAGACGCCGACGCTCTCGCTGTTCCGTGACGGTGATGAACGCACCCGCCTGGCCGGGTTCCAGTCGCCGCAGCAGATCGAGGCCGCGATCGCGTTGCATCTGTAG
- a CDS encoding flavodoxin has translation MVVASLSGNTRELGRQIAERCRAAGHAVHWQEADDLRQAPPLAADEADLVLLGCWTDNAGRTPAEMKAWVAGIAERGERPRQLAVFGTGETQWGQEYYCGAVHRLIRYFRSDYPPLEIEQMPHGERHAAAIEAWTDAVLAHYWSNSDADHRCHHA, from the coding sequence CTGGTGGTGGCCTCGCTGAGCGGCAACACCCGCGAGCTTGGCCGGCAGATTGCCGAGCGTTGCCGCGCTGCCGGTCATGCCGTGCACTGGCAGGAGGCCGACGATCTGCGCCAGGCGCCACCCTTGGCGGCCGACGAGGCCGACCTGGTGCTGCTGGGCTGCTGGACCGACAACGCCGGCCGCACGCCGGCGGAGATGAAGGCGTGGGTGGCTGGCATCGCCGAGCGCGGCGAGCGGCCACGGCAGCTGGCGGTGTTCGGCACCGGCGAGACCCAGTGGGGGCAGGAGTATTACTGCGGCGCCGTGCACCGCTTGATCCGCTACTTTCGCAGCGACTACCCGCCGCTGGAGATCGAACAGATGCCGCATGGCGAGCGCCATGCCGCGGCCATCGAGGCCTGGACCGACGCGGTCCTGGCCCATTACTGGAGCAACTCCGATGCAGATCATCGATGCCACCACGCCTGA
- a CDS encoding ribonucleotide-diphosphate reductase subunit beta, translated as MATPLDRIKILEPRHPNRSTGIINGQTSGILNWNDIPYPSFYRAYKELSTNFWIPDEVDMKLDARQYGELNAREKNAYDSIIGLLATLDSPQTRFIYNVAEYITDPAAHANAAIIGQQEVIHNESYSYVLASITDLPNQNRIFEIARTHPTIIKRNAPIMGAYDDFMREKTAETLLKSLIQSSILEGINFYSGFAYFYNMVRQNRMNGTGKIISFINRDELAHTKFISELIRAIIGENPELQTNELTAYVHQSFEHAIELETQWSSEVLDGIDGIDVDEMVRYVKYRANKMAGMLGIERLYSDTTDNVMPWIKAYADNFTETKTDFFEMRNASYKKTNVDNGFDDL; from the coding sequence ATGGCAACCCCTCTCGACCGCATCAAGATCCTCGAACCGCGCCATCCCAATCGCAGCACCGGCATCATCAACGGCCAGACCAGCGGCATCCTCAACTGGAACGACATCCCGTACCCGTCGTTCTATCGGGCCTACAAGGAGCTGTCGACCAACTTCTGGATTCCCGACGAGGTCGACATGAAGCTGGATGCCCGCCAGTACGGCGAGCTCAACGCGCGTGAGAAGAATGCCTACGATTCGATCATCGGCCTGCTGGCCACGCTTGATTCGCCGCAGACGCGATTCATCTACAACGTGGCCGAGTACATCACCGACCCGGCCGCGCATGCCAATGCGGCGATCATCGGCCAGCAGGAAGTGATCCACAACGAGAGCTACAGCTACGTGCTGGCCTCGATCACCGACCTGCCGAACCAGAACCGCATTTTCGAGATCGCCCGCACCCACCCGACCATCATCAAGCGCAATGCACCGATCATGGGTGCGTACGACGACTTCATGCGCGAGAAGACCGCCGAAACCCTGCTGAAGTCGCTCATCCAGTCCTCGATCCTGGAGGGCATCAACTTCTATTCCGGGTTTGCGTACTTCTACAACATGGTGCGGCAGAACCGCATGAACGGTACGGGCAAGATCATCAGCTTCATCAACCGTGACGAGCTGGCCCATACCAAGTTCATCAGCGAGCTGATCCGCGCCATCATCGGTGAGAACCCTGAGCTGCAGACCAACGAGTTGACCGCCTACGTGCACCAGTCGTTCGAACATGCGATCGAGCTGGAGACGCAGTGGTCGTCGGAGGTGCTGGACGGCATCGATGGCATCGACGTGGACGAGATGGTGCGCTACGTGAAGTACCGCGCCAACAAGATGGCCGGCATGCTCGGCATCGAGCGCCTGTACAGCGACACCACAGACAACGTGATGCCGTGGATCAAGGCCTACGCCGACAACTTCACCGAAACCAAGACCGACTTCTTCGAGATGCGCAATGCAAGTTACAAGAAGACCAACGTGGACAACGGCTTCGACGACCTCTGA
- a CDS encoding ribonucleoside-diphosphate reductase subunit alpha, producing the protein MTDSTFRVADLAGAGDALRAGGERVPTWITKEAGNRRLPFEAERLQRSIDAVHAEFPQLDVSDYRRRVQAMVERKPSISADDLVDLLIREAESRVDLVAPEWEQFAARIYLRRLYKRASRNRFYDVSLKYGSYVGLQESLADRGIYSNDILRCYSKEELQQAGEMIDPDRDRLFAYNGLYLLATRYLASDRSREVYELPQERWLTIALYLMQEEKPRERRMQLVGEAYWALSNLYMTVATPTLANAGKVGGQLSSCFIDTVDDSLQGIYDSNTDIARVSKHGGGVGAYLGYVRSSGAPIRGVANSSGGVVPWIKQLNNTAVSVDQLGQRKGAVAVYLDIWHRDIEAFMDLRLNNGDQRLRAHDVFTSVCVPDLFMEAVERRADWYLFDPHEVKQAKGWYLQDFYDEKRGAGSFRDRYAELVADERISRRTVKAIDLFKRIMLSQLETGNPFLFYRDEVNRRNPNKHAGMIYSSNLCTEILQNMSPTRMIQEIVSGDQIVTTRRAGDFVVCNLSSINLGRAISAPDDLLATDVLERLIPIQVRMLDNVIDLNALPVPQATITNRKYRAIGLGTFGWHHLLAQQAIQWESPDAEQLADRLYERINFLTIQASAQLAKEKGSYPMFAGSDWQNGRYFRDRDYSGAAWDSLAHEVATHGLRNGWLLAVAPNMSTAQIAGSTASIDPIYSAFYYEEKKDFRRPVAAPGLSLETWPYYEKGAYKVDQFASVRQNARRQRHVDQSISFNLYVPSTIRASTLLELHLSAWREGLKTTYYVRSNDIDISECEWCSS; encoded by the coding sequence ATGACCGACAGTACCTTCCGCGTGGCCGATCTGGCCGGCGCTGGCGACGCCTTGCGCGCCGGTGGCGAGCGCGTGCCGACCTGGATCACCAAAGAGGCCGGCAACCGTCGCCTGCCGTTCGAGGCCGAGCGCCTGCAGCGCAGCATCGACGCCGTGCATGCCGAGTTCCCGCAGCTGGATGTGAGCGACTACCGCCGCAGGGTGCAGGCGATGGTCGAGCGCAAGCCCAGCATCAGCGCCGATGATCTGGTCGATCTGCTGATCCGTGAGGCGGAGTCGCGGGTGGACCTGGTCGCGCCCGAGTGGGAACAGTTTGCCGCGCGCATCTACCTGCGCCGCCTGTACAAGCGCGCCAGCCGCAACCGCTTCTACGATGTCAGCCTGAAGTACGGCTCCTACGTGGGTCTGCAGGAAAGCCTGGCTGACCGAGGCATCTACAGCAACGACATCCTGCGCTGCTATTCGAAGGAAGAGCTGCAGCAGGCCGGCGAGATGATCGACCCGGATCGCGACCGCCTGTTTGCCTACAACGGCCTGTACCTGCTGGCCACGCGCTACCTGGCCAGCGACCGCAGTCGTGAGGTCTATGAGCTGCCACAGGAACGCTGGCTGACCATCGCGCTGTACCTGATGCAGGAGGAAAAACCGCGTGAGCGGCGCATGCAGCTGGTTGGCGAGGCGTACTGGGCGCTGTCCAACCTGTACATGACCGTGGCCACGCCGACGCTGGCCAATGCCGGCAAGGTGGGCGGCCAGCTGTCCAGCTGCTTCATCGACACGGTGGACGACAGCCTGCAGGGCATCTATGACTCCAACACCGATATCGCCCGCGTGTCCAAGCACGGCGGCGGTGTGGGTGCCTACCTGGGCTACGTGCGCAGCAGCGGCGCGCCGATCCGGGGCGTAGCCAATTCCTCCGGTGGCGTGGTGCCGTGGATCAAGCAGCTCAACAACACCGCGGTGTCGGTCGACCAGCTTGGCCAGCGCAAGGGTGCGGTGGCGGTGTACCTGGACATCTGGCACCGCGACATTGAAGCCTTCATGGACCTGCGCCTCAACAACGGCGACCAGCGCCTGCGCGCGCACGATGTGTTCACGTCGGTGTGCGTGCCCGACCTGTTCATGGAAGCGGTCGAGCGTCGCGCCGACTGGTACCTGTTCGATCCGCACGAGGTGAAGCAGGCCAAGGGCTGGTATCTGCAGGACTTCTACGACGAGAAGCGCGGTGCGGGCAGCTTCCGCGACCGCTATGCCGAGCTGGTGGCCGATGAGCGCATCAGCCGCCGCACGGTGAAGGCCATCGATCTGTTCAAGCGGATCATGCTCAGCCAGCTGGAGACCGGCAACCCGTTCCTGTTCTACCGCGACGAGGTCAACCGCCGGAACCCGAACAAGCACGCGGGCATGATCTATTCCAGCAACCTGTGCACCGAGATCCTGCAGAACATGAGCCCGACGCGGATGATCCAGGAGATCGTCAGCGGCGACCAGATCGTCACCACGCGCCGCGCTGGCGACTTCGTGGTCTGCAACCTGTCCTCGATCAACCTCGGTCGTGCGATCAGTGCACCGGATGACCTGCTGGCCACCGATGTGCTGGAGCGCCTGATCCCGATCCAGGTGCGCATGCTCGACAACGTGATCGACCTCAACGCACTGCCGGTGCCGCAGGCCACGATCACCAACCGCAAGTACCGCGCCATCGGCCTGGGCACCTTCGGCTGGCACCACCTGCTGGCGCAGCAGGCGATCCAGTGGGAATCGCCGGATGCCGAACAGCTGGCCGACCGCCTGTACGAGCGCATCAACTTCCTGACCATCCAGGCCAGCGCGCAGCTGGCGAAGGAGAAGGGAAGCTACCCGATGTTCGCCGGCAGCGATTGGCAGAACGGACGCTACTTCCGTGACCGCGACTACAGCGGCGCGGCCTGGGACAGCCTGGCTCACGAGGTCGCCACGCACGGCCTGCGCAACGGCTGGCTGCTGGCGGTGGCGCCGAACATGAGCACCGCGCAGATTGCAGGCTCCACGGCCTCGATCGACCCGATCTACAGCGCGTTCTACTACGAGGAAAAGAAGGACTTCCGGCGGCCGGTGGCGGCGCCGGGCCTGTCGCTGGAAACCTGGCCGTACTACGAGAAGGGGGCCTACAAGGTCGACCAGTTCGCCAGCGTGCGCCAGAACGCGCGCCGCCAGCGCCATGTCGACCAGTCGATCAGCTTCAACCTGTACGTGCCCAGCACCATCCGCGCCAGCACGTTGCTGGAGCTGCACCTGAGTGCCTGGCGCGAGGGCCTGAAGACCACCTACTACGTGCGCTCCAACGACATCGACATCAGCGAATGCGAGTGGTGCTCCAGCTGA
- a CDS encoding zinc-binding dehydrogenase — protein MRAAQYPSFGDPTVVLAIADAPLPEPGPGEVRIRTVLASIHNHDLLTVRGLYGYKPALPAIGGSEALGVVDALGDGVDGLQIGQRVAAASVHGTWAEAFIAPARMVIPMPEAIPDEMAAQLIAMPLSALMLLEFLHVEAGQWIVQNTANGAVGKSLAMLARARGVHVANLVRNADAVAQLQALGIDHVFDTSVDGWKDRVREATGEAQAAAAVDSIGGDASGDLVDLLGHHGTLVSFGVMSGEPMRIPAGGLIYKEATVKGFWGSKVSQAMAVEDKRRLVGELLKRAASGELTLPVEQVFALDDIAKAAKAGAGSGRNGKVLLRP, from the coding sequence ATGCGCGCTGCCCAGTACCCCTCCTTCGGCGACCCGACCGTCGTCCTTGCCATTGCCGATGCGCCCCTGCCCGAGCCCGGCCCCGGCGAGGTGCGCATCCGCACCGTGCTGGCCTCGATCCACAACCACGACCTGCTGACCGTGCGCGGCCTGTATGGCTACAAGCCAGCGCTGCCGGCGATTGGTGGCAGTGAAGCGCTGGGCGTGGTCGATGCACTCGGTGATGGCGTCGACGGTCTGCAGATCGGCCAGCGGGTTGCCGCCGCTTCGGTGCATGGCACCTGGGCCGAAGCGTTCATTGCACCGGCACGCATGGTGATTCCGATGCCGGAGGCGATCCCCGACGAAATGGCCGCACAGCTGATCGCGATGCCGCTGAGCGCGCTGATGCTGCTGGAATTCCTGCACGTCGAAGCGGGCCAGTGGATCGTGCAGAACACCGCCAACGGCGCAGTGGGCAAGTCGCTGGCGATGCTGGCGCGTGCGCGCGGCGTGCACGTGGCCAACCTGGTGCGCAATGCCGATGCGGTCGCGCAGCTGCAGGCGCTGGGCATCGATCATGTTTTCGACACCTCGGTAGACGGCTGGAAGGATCGCGTGCGTGAGGCGACCGGCGAAGCGCAGGCGGCGGCTGCGGTGGATTCGATCGGCGGCGACGCCAGCGGTGATCTGGTCGACCTGCTTGGCCACCACGGCACGCTGGTGTCGTTCGGCGTGATGAGCGGCGAACCCATGCGCATTCCCGCCGGCGGCCTGATCTACAAGGAGGCCACGGTGAAGGGCTTCTGGGGCAGCAAGGTCAGCCAGGCGATGGCGGTGGAGGACAAGCGCCGGCTGGTTGGCGAGCTGCTCAAGCGCGCGGCCAGTGGCGAGCTGACGCTGCCGGTGGAGCAGGTCTTCGCACTGGACGACATCGCCAAGGCGGCGAAGGCCGGTGCCGGTTCAGGCCGCAATGGCAAGGTGCTGCTGCGGCCTTGA
- a CDS encoding TonB-dependent receptor: protein MYRTTLNLLAGAIALGLTAGAAGAAETADSGKDSTTLGTVLVTGSNIKRSDTAGPNPVQIVSREQIEQTGRSTLTDVLRNLSANAGNSFDEQYTGSFAAGSASIGLRGLSPKNTLVLVNGYRVSNFGFALNTQDTFVDLNALPISAVERIEVLKDGASAVYGSDAIAGVINIILRKNFQGVEVGGGFGTATQGGLDERKANLLAGFGDLEQQGWNVLFGLDLLKRDRLDGDDRAYTRSGDFRDKPGGRLAGWSTAGGNWLSNPRAPQPFANCPDGSQLRPYSDFGSTLPGQACAFNAQPFKTLQPGAERLQASLSATYRFNDSVEAFTDVLYSHNKADQIFSAPLTVGPGLRAYNPATGTLIDVPAVLPVGHPNNPGSTPLPFEYTFFDLGPRLKDNTQVFYRALAGVRGSGERWDWEVAALTSQSAQREYVDNFVNRYAFEQILRDGSYNFLNPSSTPGALDALRLQTKRPGWYKLHSLNVKASTSLWELPAGTVGFAWGAEFRKESLDARTSAQVLSGTELRPAINVVNGERQVSAAYAELSVPLHRTLELQLAGRGDHYDDFGKAFSPKVALRWQPLDSLLLRGSFSRGFRAPSLPEIAPGQTVSYGSVIDPLDPLQPGGSRGVTNIRTGNPDLKAERSRNFNVGAVWSPDGDTSIGLDWYRIEQDNLVKPDSAQFIVDNPTLFPGRVQRDAQGRITFITNQYANQGELTTSGLDLDANHTFRTEGWGNFTVSGSWTHLLSFKQPLVAGQAPYEGAGNNRHGALPRTRGTTSLNWAVGDWSSTLSLQYVSGYDQRVATATSNPGLRDRIKPYHQLDLYVAYEGIPNTTLSLSVLNLTDKDPPFDPAGGSNGFDISQYNLRGQFVSLGARYRF from the coding sequence ATGTACCGCACCACCCTGAACCTGCTTGCCGGCGCCATCGCGCTGGGCCTCACCGCCGGCGCTGCCGGCGCCGCTGAAACCGCCGACTCCGGCAAGGACAGCACCACCCTGGGCACCGTGCTGGTGACCGGCTCCAACATCAAGCGCAGCGATACCGCCGGGCCCAACCCGGTGCAGATCGTCAGCCGCGAGCAGATCGAACAGACCGGTCGCTCCACCCTCACCGACGTGCTGCGCAACCTGTCGGCCAATGCTGGCAACAGTTTCGACGAGCAGTACACCGGCAGCTTCGCCGCCGGCTCGGCCTCGATCGGCCTGCGCGGCCTGTCGCCGAAGAACACGCTGGTGCTGGTCAACGGCTACCGCGTGTCCAATTTCGGCTTCGCGCTCAATACCCAGGACACCTTCGTCGACCTCAACGCGCTGCCGATCAGCGCGGTCGAACGCATCGAAGTGCTGAAGGATGGCGCCTCGGCGGTGTACGGCTCCGATGCCATTGCCGGCGTCATCAACATCATCCTGCGCAAGAACTTCCAGGGCGTGGAAGTGGGCGGCGGCTTCGGTACTGCCACCCAGGGCGGCCTGGACGAGCGCAAGGCCAACCTGCTGGCCGGCTTCGGCGACCTCGAACAGCAGGGCTGGAACGTGCTGTTCGGGCTGGACCTGCTCAAGCGCGACCGCCTCGATGGCGATGACCGCGCCTATACCCGCAGCGGCGATTTCCGCGACAAGCCCGGTGGCCGCCTGGCCGGCTGGTCCACTGCCGGTGGCAACTGGCTGTCCAACCCACGCGCACCGCAGCCGTTCGCCAACTGCCCAGACGGCAGCCAACTGCGCCCCTACAGCGACTTCGGCAGCACCCTGCCCGGCCAGGCCTGCGCCTTCAACGCGCAGCCGTTCAAGACCCTGCAGCCCGGCGCCGAGCGCCTGCAGGCGTCGTTGAGTGCGACCTACCGCTTCAACGACAGCGTCGAGGCCTTCACCGACGTGCTGTACAGCCACAACAAGGCCGACCAGATCTTCAGCGCGCCGTTGACCGTCGGACCCGGCCTGCGTGCCTACAACCCGGCCACCGGCACCCTGATCGACGTACCGGCGGTGCTGCCGGTCGGCCACCCGAACAATCCGGGCAGCACGCCGCTGCCGTTCGAGTACACCTTCTTCGACCTCGGCCCGCGCCTGAAGGACAACACCCAGGTGTTCTACCGTGCACTGGCCGGCGTGCGTGGTAGTGGCGAACGCTGGGACTGGGAGGTGGCGGCGCTGACCTCGCAGAGCGCGCAGCGCGAATACGTGGACAACTTCGTGAACCGCTACGCGTTCGAACAGATCCTGCGCGATGGCAGCTACAACTTCCTCAACCCGTCCAGCACGCCGGGGGCGCTGGATGCCCTGCGCCTGCAGACCAAGCGACCGGGCTGGTACAAGCTGCACTCATTGAACGTCAAAGCATCGACCTCGCTGTGGGAACTGCCGGCCGGCACGGTCGGCTTCGCCTGGGGTGCCGAATTCCGCAAGGAATCGCTGGATGCACGTACCAGTGCGCAGGTACTGTCGGGCACCGAACTGCGCCCGGCCATCAACGTGGTCAACGGCGAGCGCCAGGTCAGTGCCGCCTACGCCGAACTGAGCGTGCCGCTGCACCGCACGCTGGAACTGCAGCTGGCCGGTCGCGGCGACCACTACGATGATTTCGGCAAAGCGTTCTCGCCGAAGGTGGCCCTGCGCTGGCAGCCGCTGGACAGCCTGCTGCTGCGCGGCTCGTTCTCACGTGGGTTCCGCGCGCCTTCGCTGCCGGAGATCGCACCGGGCCAGACCGTCAGCTACGGCTCGGTGATCGATCCGCTGGATCCGCTGCAGCCCGGTGGCAGCCGTGGTGTGACCAACATCCGCACCGGCAACCCGGACCTGAAGGCCGAGCGCTCGCGCAACTTCAACGTGGGCGCGGTGTGGTCGCCGGATGGCGACACCAGCATCGGCCTGGACTGGTACCGCATCGAGCAGGACAACCTGGTCAAGCCGGACAGCGCGCAGTTCATCGTCGACAACCCGACGCTGTTCCCCGGCCGCGTGCAACGTGATGCACAGGGGCGCATCACGTTCATCACCAACCAGTACGCCAACCAGGGCGAACTGACCACCTCGGGGCTGGACCTGGACGCCAACCACACCTTCCGCACCGAGGGCTGGGGCAACTTCACCGTCTCCGGCAGCTGGACCCACCTGCTCAGCTTCAAGCAGCCACTGGTGGCCGGCCAGGCACCGTACGAGGGAGCCGGCAACAACCGCCACGGCGCACTGCCGCGCACCCGCGGCACCACATCGCTGAACTGGGCGGTGGGCGACTGGAGCAGCACGCTGAGCCTGCAGTACGTGAGCGGCTACGACCAGCGCGTGGCGACGGCGACCAGCAACCCGGGCCTGCGCGACCGCATCAAGCCGTATCACCAGCTGGACCTGTACGTGGCGTACGAAGGTATTCCCAACACCACGTTGTCGCTGTCGGTGCTGAACCTGACCGACAAGGACCCGCCGTTCGACCCGGCCGGTGGCTCCAACGGCTTCGATATCAGCCAGTACAACCTGCGCGGGCAGTTCGTCTCGCTGGGCGCGCGCTACCGGTTCTGA